The Primulina huaijiensis isolate GDHJ02 chromosome 18, ASM1229523v2, whole genome shotgun sequence DNA window AAAAATATGCCACCCAAATCTCTCTCGTTGCTTGTCGTTGTTTGCTCGATTCTTCTCGCTTCCGCTTCAACCGAAGCCTCCATCGACGGTTGGCAGACAATCAGTAACCTGACAGACCCGAAGGTGGTTGAGATCGCGGAGTTTGCCGTGAAACAACACAACATGCAAGTCAATGACATGTTACGGCTTGTGTCCGTGATAAAAGGAGAAACTCAGATAGTTAATGGTGTGAATTACAAGCTCGTCATCTCCGCCACAGATGCCCTCGCGAAGATGACGGAGAGCAATTACCGTGTGGTTGTTTGGGACAAGCCTTGGACGAAAGAGAGGAACCTCACTTCTTTTGAGAAGATTGCTTAATGTTCGAAAGAGTGTGTGCGATTTTATTAAAACtcgtgaaataaaattttacctACTGAGGATTTGTGAAATTTGGTGTTAATGTtgcatgttcatg harbors:
- the LOC140964639 gene encoding cysteine proteinase inhibitor 5-like, which codes for MPPKSLSLLVVVCSILLASASTEASIDGWQTISNLTDPKVVEIAEFAVKQHNMQVNDMLRLVSVIKGETQIVNGVNYKLVISATDALAKMTESNYRVVVWDKPWTKERNLTSFEKIA